One segment of Rattus norvegicus strain BN/NHsdMcwi chromosome 16, GRCr8, whole genome shotgun sequence DNA contains the following:
- the Pcid2 gene encoding PCI domain-containing protein 2 isoform X1, whose amino-acid sequence MLFLVNQLFKIYFKINKLHLCKPLIRAIDSSNLKDDYSTAQRVTYKYYVGRKAMFDSDFKQAEEYLSFAFEHCHRSSQKNKRMILIYLLPVKMLLGHMPTIELLRKYHLMQFSEVTRAVSEGNLLLLNEALAKHETFFIRCGIFLILEKLKIITYRNLFKKVYLLLKTHQLSLDAFLVALKFMHVEDVDIDEVQCILANLIHMGHIKGYISHQHQKLVVSKQNPFPPLSTVC is encoded by the exons ATGCTGTTCCTGGTGAACCAACTATTTAAAATCTACTTCAAG ATCAACAAACTCCATTTGTGTAAACCTCTTATCAGAGCCATCGACAGCTCGAATCTGAAAGATGACTATAGCACGGCACAGAGGGTCACATACAAGTACTATGTGGGGCGCAAGGCCATGTTTGACAGTGACTTCAAGCAAG CTGAGGAGTACCTGTCGTTTGCCTTTGAGCACTGCCATCGCTCCAGCCAGAAGAACAAGAGGATGATTCTGATCTACCTGCTGCCAGTGAAGATGCTGCTG GGTCACATGCCGACCATCGAGCTCCTGAGGAAGTACCACCTGATGCAGTTCTCAGAAGTGACCAGAGCTGTCAG TGAGGGCAACCTGCTGCTGCTCAATGAGGCGCTGGCAAAGCACGAGACTTTCTTCATCCGCTGTGGTATCTTCCTCATCCTGGAGAAGCTGAAGATCATCACTTACAGGAACCTCTTCAAGAAAGT ATATTTGCTACTCAAAACACATCAGCTGTCTCTAGATGCCTTTCTGGTTGCTTTGAAGTTCATGCACGTGGAAGATGTGGACATTGACGAAGTCCAGTGCATTCTGGCCAACTTGATACACATG GGTCACATTAAAGGTTATATCTCCCATCAGCATCAGAAACTGGTCGTCAGCAAGCAGAACCCTTTCCCTCCGCTGTCCACGGTGTGCTAA